From the genome of Virgibacillus siamensis, one region includes:
- a CDS encoding MFS transporter produces MVSKNGNQTVYSILFIIGICHMLNDTLQAVIPAMFPILEESLGLTFTQLGLITFTLNMTASVMQPLVGIYTDKKPMPYALPIGLASSMFGIMGLAFASGFWMILLSVLFIGLGSAVFHPEGSRVAYLAAGPRRSTAQSIYQVGGNSGQALAPVITALVLVPLGQFGVIWFTAVAGLAVIFLSYIARWYASMTPTVVTKTKSAGKKSADKRFARGIRNALIVLIFIIFARTWYAKAISNFYAFYAIEKYDMSIAQSQFYIFTFLLMGAIGTFVGGPLADHFGKKNVILFSLLAAAPLALLLPYAGPVIAVILLGLIGLIVMSSFSVTVVYAQELVPGKIGTMSGLTIGLAFGMGAIGSVALGSLIDFIGLTPTMVTISLLPLLGLVTFLLPSDQKVSEWYSD; encoded by the coding sequence ATGGTTTCTAAAAATGGCAATCAAACAGTTTACTCCATTTTATTCATTATCGGTATATGCCACATGCTTAATGACACATTACAGGCGGTTATACCCGCGATGTTTCCTATTTTGGAAGAGTCGTTAGGATTAACGTTTACACAGCTCGGGCTTATTACATTCACGTTGAATATGACGGCTTCTGTGATGCAGCCTTTGGTTGGAATTTACACAGATAAAAAACCGATGCCTTATGCGTTACCTATTGGGCTGGCAAGCAGTATGTTCGGAATCATGGGCCTCGCATTTGCTTCCGGTTTTTGGATGATTCTTTTGAGCGTGTTGTTTATCGGGCTTGGATCGGCTGTTTTTCATCCGGAAGGTTCACGTGTTGCATACCTTGCCGCAGGTCCCCGCCGAAGCACGGCACAGTCCATTTATCAGGTGGGCGGAAACTCCGGACAGGCTTTGGCTCCTGTCATTACCGCGTTAGTGCTTGTTCCGCTGGGACAGTTTGGTGTCATTTGGTTTACTGCTGTTGCAGGTCTTGCAGTCATTTTCCTGAGCTATATAGCAAGATGGTATGCATCAATGACGCCGACCGTTGTTACGAAAACGAAATCGGCCGGAAAAAAATCCGCAGATAAAAGATTTGCGAGGGGCATTCGAAATGCACTGATTGTCCTTATATTCATTATCTTTGCCCGCACATGGTATGCAAAGGCAATTTCCAATTTTTATGCGTTCTATGCGATTGAAAAATATGACATGTCGATTGCACAATCACAATTTTATATTTTCACCTTTCTATTGATGGGGGCAATTGGCACATTTGTCGGCGGCCCGCTGGCAGATCACTTCGGAAAAAAGAATGTTATTTTATTTTCCCTGTTGGCTGCAGCTCCATTGGCATTGCTTCTTCCTTATGCAGGTCCGGTTATTGCTGTTATATTACTCGGTTTGATCGGGTTAATTGTAATGTCGAGCTTTTCGGTTACCGTTGTTTACGCACAGGAATTGGTCCCCGGTAAAATTGGCACAATGTCCGGTCTCACGATTGGACTTGCTTTTGGCATGGGAGCCATCGGGTCAGTTGCTTTAGGTTCATTAATTGATTTTATCGGACTGACACCGACTATGGTTACTATATCCTTATTGCCGTTACTTGGCCTGGTAACCTTTTTGCTGCCATCTGATCAAAAAGTTAGTGAATGGTATTCGGATTAA
- the nadA gene encoding quinolinate synthase NadA, with protein sequence MNVLEAMKKNSEVIMPESYRELERAELEDRVRAIKKRMGDRLFIPCHHYQKDEVVQFADAIGDSLKLAQISAQNQVAEVIAFCGVHFMAETADILTTDQQTVMLPDMRAGCSMADMADLNQTERCWDVLQNTFGDTVLPLTYVNSTAAIKAFVGKHGGATVTSSNAKNMIQWALQKKERILFLPDQHLGRNISHELGIPLEKMAVWDPIHHTFEFDGDIRDAIIILWKGHCSVHENFRADHVHQLREKDAEINILVHPECPYETVSISDYAGSTSYIIETIENASAGSKWAIGTEMNLVQRLINQHPDKDIVSLNPYMCPCLTMNRIDLPHLVWALESIEKNETAKHQVKVPKEISGDAMLALNRMMEQ encoded by the coding sequence ATGAATGTTTTAGAAGCAATGAAAAAAAATTCAGAGGTAATAATGCCGGAATCCTACCGGGAGCTTGAACGGGCGGAGCTTGAAGATCGTGTCCGGGCAATTAAAAAACGAATGGGGGACAGGCTGTTTATACCGTGCCATCACTATCAAAAAGATGAAGTAGTACAATTTGCCGATGCGATTGGAGATTCGCTGAAACTTGCGCAGATTTCGGCACAAAATCAGGTAGCGGAAGTTATCGCATTTTGCGGGGTACACTTTATGGCGGAAACGGCGGATATTTTAACGACCGATCAACAAACTGTTATGCTTCCGGATATGCGTGCAGGCTGCTCGATGGCGGATATGGCTGACCTCAATCAGACGGAGAGGTGCTGGGATGTGCTGCAGAATACATTCGGCGATACTGTTCTGCCGCTCACATATGTCAATTCAACAGCCGCCATTAAAGCATTTGTCGGAAAACATGGCGGGGCAACAGTGACTTCATCGAATGCTAAAAACATGATTCAATGGGCACTTCAGAAAAAAGAACGTATCCTGTTTTTACCTGATCAGCATCTTGGCAGAAACATCTCACATGAGCTTGGCATTCCACTTGAAAAAATGGCTGTCTGGGATCCGATCCATCACACTTTTGAATTTGACGGGGACATCAGAGATGCCATAATTATTCTTTGGAAAGGTCATTGTTCGGTCCATGAAAACTTCCGTGCGGATCATGTCCATCAGCTGCGCGAAAAAGATGCGGAAATCAATATCCTGGTGCATCCGGAATGTCCGTATGAAACGGTATCCATATCGGATTACGCCGGATCGACCAGTTATATCATTGAAACGATTGAAAATGCATCAGCCGGCAGCAAATGGGCAATCGGTACGGAAATGAATCTTGTACAGCGCCTGATCAATCAGCATCCTGATAAGGATATTGTATCGTTAAATCCATATATGTGTCCGTGTCTGACCATGAATCGGATTGACCTTCCGCATCTGGTATGGGCGCTCGAATCGATTGAAAAAAACGAAACCGCTAAACATCAGGTGAAAGTGCCGAAAGAAATTTCGGGCGATGCGATGCTTGCGTTGAACCGGATGATGGAACAGTGA
- the nadB gene encoding L-aspartate oxidase, with protein MPDYDVIVIGCGIAALTIANRLVPDKNVAIITKEKRDNSNSVLAQGGIAAALTNEDTCDAHFTDTVVAGCRHNDADAVWKLAAEAPGRIRRLINQGMAFDRDNDGHLIFGKEGAHSCRRIIHVGGDATGKHLINHLLEQVSDRVTLIEDETAVDLITSGKHCTGVTTAAQHGDRKRYTASHVVLATGGCGGLYTYTSNAPSITGDGVAMAYRAGAELADMEFIQFHPTLLYHDGQGKGLISEAVRGEGAVLINNQGERIMKHVHLLKDLAPRDVVARTIFSRMLSGEQIFLDISMIEAFDQKFPTITGKLHSNGIDPEKGLIPVIPGAHFSMGGVRTDLVGQTSINGLFAAGETACTGAHGANRLASNSLLEGIVYGNRIAEKIKGCHGEDSCSLTADLKTALPVSLSLPEKTTIRQMMLEHVGITRSEAGLHKVIRWLETYKQQIDGCDLSELTTDQLTKVNMITAGWLIATSALMRTESRGAHFREDFPVADDLNWYQRPIIRKYETTEQLHTV; from the coding sequence ATGCCGGACTATGATGTCATTGTAATCGGATGCGGGATAGCTGCACTGACCATTGCGAACCGCCTAGTTCCGGATAAAAATGTTGCAATCATTACAAAAGAAAAACGGGACAACAGTAACTCCGTGCTGGCACAAGGCGGGATAGCGGCTGCACTTACCAATGAAGATACGTGTGATGCGCATTTCACCGATACAGTGGTTGCTGGCTGTCGGCATAACGACGCGGATGCAGTATGGAAACTTGCTGCAGAGGCACCCGGTCGTATTCGCAGACTGATTAATCAAGGCATGGCATTCGATCGAGACAACGATGGCCACCTTATTTTTGGAAAAGAAGGAGCGCATTCATGCCGTCGAATTATCCATGTTGGTGGTGATGCGACTGGAAAACACCTGATTAATCACCTGCTTGAACAAGTATCAGACCGTGTAACGCTAATCGAAGACGAAACAGCAGTTGATTTGATCACATCCGGCAAGCATTGCACAGGAGTTACAACTGCCGCTCAACATGGTGATAGAAAACGATATACTGCTTCTCATGTTGTGTTGGCAACGGGTGGCTGTGGTGGCCTATATACGTACACGTCTAATGCCCCCTCGATAACAGGTGATGGTGTTGCCATGGCCTATCGGGCTGGAGCTGAACTTGCCGATATGGAATTTATCCAGTTCCATCCAACATTGCTTTATCACGATGGACAGGGAAAAGGACTGATTTCGGAAGCGGTGCGTGGCGAGGGTGCTGTACTGATTAATAATCAAGGCGAGCGAATTATGAAGCATGTCCATTTACTTAAGGATTTGGCCCCCCGTGATGTGGTTGCCCGGACTATTTTTTCCCGTATGTTATCCGGAGAGCAAATCTTTCTTGATATTTCGATGATCGAAGCCTTTGATCAAAAATTTCCAACGATAACCGGAAAGCTTCATTCAAACGGGATAGATCCGGAAAAAGGGCTGATTCCAGTTATTCCTGGCGCGCATTTTTCCATGGGTGGGGTCCGGACTGATTTAGTGGGACAGACTTCCATCAATGGACTTTTCGCTGCCGGTGAAACTGCTTGTACCGGAGCCCACGGTGCAAATCGACTGGCAAGCAATTCACTCCTGGAAGGTATTGTGTACGGAAATCGTATCGCAGAGAAAATAAAGGGATGTCATGGTGAAGATAGTTGTTCACTCACAGCAGATTTGAAAACGGCATTACCTGTTTCTCTGTCATTACCGGAAAAAACAACGATTCGGCAAATGATGCTGGAGCATGTGGGAATCACCCGGTCTGAAGCAGGATTACATAAAGTTATCAGATGGCTTGAAACGTATAAACAGCAGATAGACGGATGTGATTTGAGCGAACTGACAACAGATCAGCTTACAAAGGTAAATATGATCACTGCCGGGTGGCTGATTGCAACATCGGCACTGATGCGTACTGAAAGCAGGGGCGCGCATTTCCGGGAGGATTTTCCGGTTGCTGATGATTTGAACTGGTATCAGCGGCCGATTATACGAAAATATGAAACAACAGAACAACTGCACACAGTTTAG
- the nadC gene encoding carboxylating nicotinate-nucleotide diphosphorylase, translating to MNQIKLKKMLQDFLLEDIGDGDLTSELIFPSEQLGSGMFMVKQTGIISGLDIIPAVYSLLDPQITTQMFCADGNRVTAGSRIAQVKGPMGALLTGERLILNLMQRMSGIATMTRHCADLLDDDTIRICDTRKTVPGLRMLDKYAVITGGGKNHRLGLYDGVMIKDNHIAFCGSITEAIRKVRNHAGHMVKVEVETESADQVREAVSSAADVIMFDNRSPAEVRRLAELVPEHITTEASGGINQDTIRAYKGTGVDYISLGLLTHSAEALDISFQVEA from the coding sequence ATGAACCAGATAAAATTGAAAAAAATGCTACAGGATTTTTTGCTGGAGGATATCGGGGATGGAGATCTGACTAGTGAATTAATTTTTCCGTCTGAACAATTGGGAAGTGGTATGTTTATGGTTAAACAAACGGGAATTATTTCCGGATTGGATATCATTCCGGCTGTATATTCCCTGCTGGATCCGCAAATTACCACGCAAATGTTTTGCGCCGATGGAAACAGGGTTACTGCCGGCAGTAGAATTGCACAAGTAAAAGGACCAATGGGAGCGCTTTTAACTGGAGAACGGCTCATTTTAAATCTCATGCAGCGGATGAGTGGTATTGCAACAATGACCAGACACTGTGCAGACCTGCTGGATGACGATACAATTCGTATTTGTGATACACGAAAAACGGTTCCCGGGCTCAGGATGCTGGATAAATATGCGGTCATAACAGGCGGTGGCAAAAATCATCGGCTTGGACTTTATGACGGTGTTATGATAAAAGATAACCATATTGCATTTTGCGGATCAATAACTGAAGCAATAAGAAAAGTGCGAAATCACGCCGGTCATATGGTGAAAGTAGAGGTTGAAACCGAATCAGCTGACCAAGTACGGGAGGCAGTTTCTTCAGCAGCGGACGTGATCATGTTTGATAACCGCAGCCCGGCAGAAGTACGCCGATTAGCTGAACTTGTGCCGGAACATATAACAACAGAAGCATCCGGTGGAATCAACCAGGATACAATCCGTGCATACAAAGGCACCGGTGTTGATTACATATCGCTTGGGCTGTTAACACATTCAGCGGAAGCGCTGGACATTAGTTTCCAGGTTGAAGCCTAA
- a CDS encoding ABC transporter substrate-binding protein — MRTITDHLGRKVTYSFPPKRIVSFAPAITETMYCLKLDEELVGRTGFCIHPKDRVEQAAKVGGTKQVKLDRVHDLHPDLIIVEKEENTKEMVEQLEEHYPVYCFEVQTVENAYRMIRDLGEITDREKVAGKLENDIQSAFQQLPNIDGTRVAYVIWKNPYMVAGGDTYINSLLQKIGFTNAFETFGGRYPSVTEEDLQQANLDYVFLATEPYPYKEKHLDEFQAMMPETIPDIIDGEMFWYGGRMLNAVSYFNKKLMGMK, encoded by the coding sequence ATGCGAACTATAACAGATCATCTCGGCCGTAAGGTGACCTATTCTTTTCCGCCAAAAAGGATTGTATCGTTTGCACCGGCAATTACAGAAACAATGTATTGTTTGAAACTGGATGAAGAATTAGTTGGCAGAACAGGTTTTTGCATCCACCCGAAAGACAGGGTGGAGCAGGCGGCGAAAGTTGGCGGAACCAAGCAGGTTAAACTTGACCGCGTACATGACCTCCACCCCGATTTAATCATCGTGGAGAAAGAGGAAAATACAAAGGAAATGGTTGAACAGCTGGAAGAGCATTACCCTGTGTATTGCTTTGAGGTGCAGACGGTTGAAAATGCATACCGGATGATACGCGATCTTGGAGAAATCACCGATCGCGAAAAGGTAGCGGGAAAACTTGAAAATGACATTCAATCAGCGTTCCAGCAGCTGCCGAATATTGATGGAACACGTGTGGCGTATGTTATTTGGAAAAATCCTTATATGGTAGCCGGCGGGGATACGTATATTAATTCGCTTCTTCAAAAAATCGGGTTTACCAATGCATTCGAAACATTTGGGGGCAGGTATCCATCGGTAACAGAGGAAGATCTCCAGCAGGCTAATCTGGATTATGTTTTTTTGGCTACCGAACCATATCCATATAAAGAAAAACATTTGGACGAATTTCAGGCTATGATGCCCGAGACAATACCGGATATTATCGATGGTGAAATGTTCTGGTACGGCGGCAGAATGTTGAACGCTGTATCATATTTCAATAAAAAATTAATGGGAATGAAATGA